The proteins below are encoded in one region of Phalacrocorax aristotelis chromosome 13, bGulAri2.1, whole genome shotgun sequence:
- the PKIG gene encoding cAMP-dependent protein kinase inhibitor gamma isoform X1, which translates to MEVESSTYTDFISCDRAGRRNAVHDIQRDATTISMRKLTEDLGDLAVEGAESQRDATSSENDPEARPKGQENSPSP; encoded by the exons ATGGAGGTAGAGTCCAGCACATACACCGACTTTATTTCCTGCGATCGGGCTGGTCGGAGGAATGCTGTCCACGACATCCAACGAGATGCAACCACCATCAGCATGCGCAAGCTGACCGAGGACCTAGGTGACCTCGCCGTTGAAGGAGCAG AAAGCCAAAGAGATGCCACTTCTTCTGAGAACGACCCTGAAGCAAGACCAAAGGGGCAAGAAAACAGCCCCTCCCCATGA